The stretch of DNA GTAGATGGTCTCCCGCTGCTTATTCATCACGTCGTCGTACTCAAGCAGGTGCTTGCGGATGGAAAAATTGTGGGCCTCAACAGCCTTCTGGGCGCGTTCGATAGCGCGGGTGACCATCTTCGACTCGATGGGTTCCCCATAAGGCCATCCCCCAAGCCGATCCATGATCGCCTTCACGCGCGGGCCGGCGAAGATGCGCATGAGATCATCTTCGAGCGAGAGGTAGAAGCGCGAGGAGCCGGGATCCCCTTGCCGCCCGGAACGTCCGCGCAACTGATTATCAATGCGTCGCGCCTCATGCCGTTCGGTCCCGATGATATGCAGACCACCCAGGCGCACGACCTCCTCGTGCTCCCGTTCGGTGATGGCCTTGGCCTTCTCGTAGGCGGCGCGCCACTGCTCAGGCGTCGCCTCCTCGGGATTGATCTCTTGCTTCTTGAGGAATTCCTTGGCCAGGAATTCGGGATTCCCTCCGAGCAGGATATCCGTGCCGCGCCCGGCCATATTCGTCGCGATCGTGACGGCGCCTTTGCGCCCCGCTTGCGCCACGATCTCCGCCTCGCGCTCGGCATTCTCCGGTTTCGCATTCAAGACGTTGTGCGGGATGCCCAGTTTCTTGAGCCGCCGAGAGAGCATCTCCGAATTCTCGATCGAGACCGTTCCCACCAGGACCGGCTGTCCGCGTTTGTAACACTCCTTGATCTCCTCCACCACGGCATTCCACTTCTCCTCCGCTGTGCGAAAGACGAGATCCGGATGGTCCACTCGAATCATCGGCTTGTGCGTCGGGATGACGACGACGTCCAAGTTGTAGATCTTCATGAACTCCTCGGCTTCAGTCTCGGCCGTCCCGGTCATGCCGGCGAGCTTCTCGTACATGCGGAAATAGTTTTGGAAGGTGATCGTCGCCAGCGTCTGATTCTCCGCCTGAATGCGGACGCCCTCTTTCGCCTCGATCGCCTGATGCAGACCGTCCGACCAACGGCGCCCGGGCATCTGTCGTCCGGTGAATTCATCCACGATGATGACCTCGCCGTCCTTGACGATATAGTGGTAGTCGCGCTTGTAGAGATTATGCGCCACGAGCGCCTGCGTCAGGCAGTGCAGCAGATCCATGTTCTCCGGCGCATAGAGATTACCACACCCGAAGAGGCGTTCCGCCTTCTCGATTCCCACTTCGGTGAGGGCGACCGTGCGCGCCTTCTCATCCACTTCGTAGTCCACGCCCTTGACGAGCCGCCGAGCGACCATATCGGCGTCGTAGTACTTCTGAACGGTCTCCTCCGAGGGCCCGGAGATGATAAGCGGCGTGCGCGCCTCGTCAATCAGGATCGAATCCACTTCGTCCACGATAGCATAATAATGGCCCCGTTGCACGCACTCGGAGAGATCGTACTTCATATTGTCGCGCAGATAATCGAAGCCGAACTCATTGTTCGTGCCGTAGGTGATGTCGGCCAGGTACGCCTCCTTCCGCGTGCACGGGCGCAACCGCGCCAGTCGAGGATCGGGATTCTTGTACGTCGGATCGTAGATGAAGGACGCTTCGTGCTGAATGACGCCGACGGTCAATCCGAGCAGGTGATAGATCGGGCCCATCCAGACCGTATCCCGCTTGGCCAGATAATCGTTGACCGTCACCAAATGGCAGCCTCTCCCCGTGAGCGCGTTCAGATAGAGGGGGAGCGTCGCCACGAGCGTCTTCCCTTCTCCCGTCTTCATCTCGGCGATCTTCCCTTGATGGAGCACAATCCCCCCGATGAGCTGCACATCGAAATGGCGCATGCCCGTCGTCCGCCGCGAGGCCTCGCGCACAACGGCGAAGGCCTCCGGCAACAGATCATCGAGCGTCTCCCCATCGGCCAAGCGCATCTTGAACTCGTCCGTCTTGGCGCGCAACTGCTCGTTGGTTAGCTTCTCGACCTCTGGCTCCAACGCGTTGATCTTCTCGATGATCGGACGAACTCTCTTCAGATATCGCTCGTTAGCCGTGCCGATGATCTTCGCCAAGATCTTGCTCCACATACACGGCTCCTTTCTCTACGTTGCCAGGCTTCTCACAAAAAGGGATTGTACTCCAAGCCGCAATGGAGGGCAACGATCCTCGAAGGTGGCCTCGCGATCTCGACTTTGAAAACGTCTCGGCCATTCGAGTACAATCAGCTGCATGAGCGAAAGGGGGGAGCGCATGATGCGAGAATTGATTCATCGTCCACGCCGATTGCGTCGCACGCCGGAGCTGCGGCGCTTGGTGCAGGAGACGCGGCTCTCGGTGGAGGATTTGATCTACCCGCTTTTCGTCTGTCCGGGAGAGGGCGTGCGCCGGGAAGTCTCCTCAATGCCAGGCATTTACACGCTCTCCATTGATCAGCTCGTCGAGGAGGCTCAGGAGGTCAAGCGACTGGGCATCTCGGCCGTTATCCTCTTTGGTATTCCGGAGCGGAAAGACGAGGTCGGAAGCGAGGCCTACGCCGAGGACGGCATCATCCAACGAGCGATTCGCGCGCTCAAGCGAGAGGTCCCTGGCCTGATCGTGATCGCCGATACGTGCCTCTGCGAATACACGAGCCACGGCCATTGTGGTCTGGTTCGGGATGGGGAGGTCCTGAACGATCCGACGTTGGAGCTATTGGCGCGGACGGCCGTCAGCCAGGCGCGCGCGGGCGCGGACATCATTGCGCCGTCGAACATGATGGACGGCTTTGTCGCGGCGATCCGGAGCGCTCTGGACGAAGCCGGATTCACACACATCCCCATCATGTCCTACGCCGTCAAATATGCCTCGGCCTTCTACGGGCCGTTCCGCGAGGCCGCTCAGAGCGCCCCGCAGTTTGGGGACCGGCGCGGCTACCAGATGGATCCGCCCAATGCCCGAGAAGCCCTGCGCGAAGCCGCGCTGGATGTCGAGCAAGGCGCTGACATCCTCATGGTGAAACCCGCTCTGCCGTATCTGGACATCATCCGCCTGGTGCGCGAGCGGTTCTCGGTGCCCGTGGCCGCTTATCAGGTGAGCGGCGAATACGCCATGATCAAAGCGGCGGCTCGATTGGGGTGGATCGAAGAAGAGCGCATCGTCATGGAGACGCTCATTGGCATCAAGCGCGCGGGAGCTGACCTGATTCTGACCTACTTCGCCAAGGATGTCGCGCGGTGGTTATGATCCATCCGATGGACGAGGTCTGGATGCGATTGGCTCTCGATGAGGCGGCCGATGCCGAACGTCTCGGGGAGGTTCCTATCGGGGCGGTCGTCGTCCTCGGTGAGAAGGTGATCGGCCGCGGACACAATCGCGTCATCACGGAGCAAGACCCGACGGCACATGCGGAGATCGTCGCCCTGCGCGACGCCGCGCGCTTTCTGAACAATTATCGGCTTGTGGGGACGACTCTCTACGTGACGATCGAGCCCTGTCCCATGTGCGCCGGGGCATTGCTCAACGCTCGCGTCGCACGGCTCGTCTACGGCGCGGCTGATCCTCGCGCCGGAGCGGTCACGACGCTCTTTCAACTCTGTACCGATCCTCGGCTCACGCACCGGCTGCAGGTGCAAGCCGGTGTGCTTGAAGCCGAGTGTCGGGAGATGATACAATCCTTCTTTCAAAGGAAACGTGCAGAGGTCAAGCGGGAGCGCGAGCAAGAGTGAGCGCACTTCCGCTCCATCTTTGAGAGCGCACGGCGGAGGGATGCTCCGAATTGGTAAGGGGCCGGTCTCGAAAACCGGTGGGCCGCGAGGCCCTTGTGGGTTCGAGTCCCACTCCCTCCGCCATAGATGTGGAGGGATGGCCGAGTGGACGAAGGCGCCGTTTTGGAAAAGCGGTGTAGGGGCACAAACCTCTACCGTGGGTTCGAATCCCACTCCCTCCGCCAGGATCTGACAGGCTTCGGGCTCCGTGCGACGGCTCGCCTGCGAACCCCGCCAGGCCCGGAAGGGAGCAACGGTAGTGGGACGAGCTGGGTGCTGCGGATGATCCCGAAGCCTGGCCAAGAGGCGAGCGCCAGGGAGCCGTCACCGAACCATCCATGCATCAGGTCATCGCCCGAAAGTGGCGTCCGCAACGCTTCGAGGATTTAGTCGGCCAGGAGGCCATTGCCCGCACGCTCCAAAATGCCCTTCGACAGCGGCGATGGCATCATGCTTATATCTTCGCTGGCCCGCGCGGAGTGGGGAAGACGACGACGGCGCGCCTGTTCGCCAAAGCGCTCAACTGCGTCACAGGACCGACGCCGGAACCTTGCGATCAATGCCCACCCTGTCGGGAGATCGCTGAGGGCCGCGCGCTCGACGTCTTAGAGATCGACGCCGCTTCACACACGGGCGTGGACAACGTCCGCCAGGTCATCCTCGATACGCTCGCTCTCGGCCCGGCGCGCGATCGCTACCGCATCTTCATCATCGATGAGTTCCATCAACTCTCGGCGAGCGCTTTCAACGCGCTCTTGAAGACGCTCGAAGAACCCCCGCCACATGTCCTTTTCCTGATGGCGACGACAGAATTGCACAAGGTCCCAGCGACGATCCTCTCTCGCTGCCAAATCTTCGAATTCCGCTTGATCCCCGAGAGCAAGATCGCCGAACGACTGCGACGGATCGCTGAAGTCGAAGGAATTTCGATCTCCGACTCGGCGCTGCGGAAGATCGCGCGCGCTGGACAAGGCAGCTTGCGCGATGCCCAATCGCTGCTGGAGCAGGTCCTCAGCTTCGCCGAACCGGGCGAGTTGATCTCAGATGCCATCGTCGAAACAGCGCTCGGCTTGATCGGCATGGAGACGCTCCTGGCCGTCGCCGAAGCTATCGCCGATCGCGATGGGCCGCGCATCCTTCGGCTCGTCGAGATGCTGAACGAACGCGGCTGCGAGATGCGCCACTTCTGCCGGGATCTGATGGCCCATTTTCGGAATCTGCTCGTCGCCAAGGTCGCTGGCCGCGATCGCGAGCTGCTCCCGCTCAGCGATGGCGAAATGGAGCAAGTGATGGCTCAAGCCGAGCGATTCAGCGAAGAGGAACTGGTGCGCGCCTTCCGCGTGCTCGCCGAAACGGAACAGAACATGCGATACGCGAGCGAGCCTCGCTTCGCCTTGGAGGTGGGGCTTGTGCGGCTCGCGCATTTGGAGCGCGTGCGACCGCTCGTTCAGGTGATTCGCGCGCTCGAAGACCTGGAACATCGGATGGCCTCGGGGGCGACGTCGGTTCCTCCCCCGGAAGCCACTGAAGCGAATGCCTCCGCCCCTACATCGCCAAAGTCGCCGGGCGTGACCGTGACTTCCCCGCTATCGGAGACCGAACGCCTCAAGGAAGAACTGCGAGAGCGCGGGAAGATGCTCATCCTCGGAGCGCTCGATCGGGCGAAGACGATCGAGATCACCGAAGAGGTGCTTCGCGTGACGTTCCCCGCTTCGCTGGCCATTCACCGCGAGACCCTACTGGAGCATACGAACAAGCAAACGATCGAAGCCGTCGCGCGCCAGGTCTTCGGCCGTCCCCTCGCGCTCCAGGTCCGTATTGAGGAAGAGCGTCCCTCGGCGTCCGCCCCAGACCGACGCGCGCGCGCTATCGCCGAGGAAGATCCCATCGTCCGAGCGCTCGTGAAGACGTTCAAGGGGGAGATCGTGGAGGTCGTCGCCCCGGAGGAGGGGAAGTCGGATGCTTCTTGAATCCTTGACCTGAGGAGGTGAAGATGAAATTCCCGAATCCGCAAGAACTGCAGAAGATGTTCGAACAAGCGCAGAAGATGCAGGAGCAGTTGCGCGATGCGATTCGACAGATCCGCGTCGAAGCCTCATCGGGCGGTGGCGCCGTCACCGTCACCATGTCCGGCACGAAGGAGGTTCTCGCGCTCAAGATCGACCCGGACGTCCTCGGAGGGGACGTCGAGCTGTTACAAGACCTGATCATCGCCGCCGTGAATGAGTGCGGCCGCAAAGTGGATGAGGCCATCCAGCAACAAGCGCTCAAGAATCTGAACCTGAACCTCCCCGGCCTCTTCTGAGGAGAGAGGGCTCGGGGAGTCGCGCGGCGACGATGCTCGACTACGCCGAAGCGATTCATCGGCTGATCGAGGAACTGAAGCGGCTGCCCGGCATCGGGCAGAAGTCGGCACAGCGCATCGCTTTTCATATCCTGCGCATGAATGTCGAGGACGTCCGTCGCCTGGCGCGCACGATCGAGGAGGTCAAGGAGAAGATCATCCTCTGCTCGATCTGCCAAAACGTGACCGACGTGGATCCGTGCCGCTTCTGC from Blastocatellia bacterium encodes:
- the hemB gene encoding porphobilinogen synthase, with protein sequence MRELIHRPRRLRRTPELRRLVQETRLSVEDLIYPLFVCPGEGVRREVSSMPGIYTLSIDQLVEEAQEVKRLGISAVILFGIPERKDEVGSEAYAEDGIIQRAIRALKREVPGLIVIADTCLCEYTSHGHCGLVRDGEVLNDPTLELLARTAVSQARAGADIIAPSNMMDGFVAAIRSALDEAGFTHIPIMSYAVKYASAFYGPFREAAQSAPQFGDRRGYQMDPPNAREALREAALDVEQGADILMVKPALPYLDIIRLVRERFSVPVAAYQVSGEYAMIKAAARLGWIEEERIVMETLIGIKRAGADLILTYFAKDVARWL
- a CDS encoding YbaB/EbfC family nucleoid-associated protein; this encodes MKFPNPQELQKMFEQAQKMQEQLRDAIRQIRVEASSGGGAVTVTMSGTKEVLALKIDPDVLGGDVELLQDLIIAAVNECGRKVDEAIQQQALKNLNLNLPGLF
- the tadA gene encoding tRNA adenosine(34) deaminase TadA yields the protein MDEVWMRLALDEAADAERLGEVPIGAVVVLGEKVIGRGHNRVITEQDPTAHAEIVALRDAARFLNNYRLVGTTLYVTIEPCPMCAGALLNARVARLVYGAADPRAGAVTTLFQLCTDPRLTHRLQVQAGVLEAECREMIQSFFQRKRAEVKREREQE
- the secA gene encoding preprotein translocase subunit SecA encodes the protein MWSKILAKIIGTANERYLKRVRPIIEKINALEPEVEKLTNEQLRAKTDEFKMRLADGETLDDLLPEAFAVVREASRRTTGMRHFDVQLIGGIVLHQGKIAEMKTGEGKTLVATLPLYLNALTGRGCHLVTVNDYLAKRDTVWMGPIYHLLGLTVGVIQHEASFIYDPTYKNPDPRLARLRPCTRKEAYLADITYGTNNEFGFDYLRDNMKYDLSECVQRGHYYAIVDEVDSILIDEARTPLIISGPSEETVQKYYDADMVARRLVKGVDYEVDEKARTVALTEVGIEKAERLFGCGNLYAPENMDLLHCLTQALVAHNLYKRDYHYIVKDGEVIIVDEFTGRQMPGRRWSDGLHQAIEAKEGVRIQAENQTLATITFQNYFRMYEKLAGMTGTAETEAEEFMKIYNLDVVVIPTHKPMIRVDHPDLVFRTAEEKWNAVVEEIKECYKRGQPVLVGTVSIENSEMLSRRLKKLGIPHNVLNAKPENAEREAEIVAQAGRKGAVTIATNMAGRGTDILLGGNPEFLAKEFLKKQEINPEEATPEQWRAAYEKAKAITEREHEEVVRLGGLHIIGTERHEARRIDNQLRGRSGRQGDPGSSRFYLSLEDDLMRIFAGPRVKAIMDRLGGWPYGEPIESKMVTRAIERAQKAVEAHNFSIRKHLLEYDDVMNKQRETIYGLRRQLLEETDQREYVLSLAEDLLDDLLEHYLSDEVSPAEWDFNGLKIELRHIYGFDLEAEVPDYEQLGREELKEAIWPKLKAKYEEKEVLLGREALRYYERIIMLNIVDAQWKDHLLVLDHLKEGIGLRGYAQRDPLVEYKKEAFALFEAMLDRIDRETIRFLWNLQVTAEAAPRERLERRRRPQRVQYVHASVSATASARSEPEKPRTVRHEGPKVGPNDPCPCGSGKKYKKCHGVG
- the dnaX gene encoding DNA polymerase III subunit gamma/tau — translated: MHQVIARKWRPQRFEDLVGQEAIARTLQNALRQRRWHHAYIFAGPRGVGKTTTARLFAKALNCVTGPTPEPCDQCPPCREIAEGRALDVLEIDAASHTGVDNVRQVILDTLALGPARDRYRIFIIDEFHQLSASAFNALLKTLEEPPPHVLFLMATTELHKVPATILSRCQIFEFRLIPESKIAERLRRIAEVEGISISDSALRKIARAGQGSLRDAQSLLEQVLSFAEPGELISDAIVETALGLIGMETLLAVAEAIADRDGPRILRLVEMLNERGCEMRHFCRDLMAHFRNLLVAKVAGRDRELLPLSDGEMEQVMAQAERFSEEELVRAFRVLAETEQNMRYASEPRFALEVGLVRLAHLERVRPLVQVIRALEDLEHRMASGATSVPPPEATEANASAPTSPKSPGVTVTSPLSETERLKEELRERGKMLILGALDRAKTIEITEEVLRVTFPASLAIHRETLLEHTNKQTIEAVARQVFGRPLALQVRIEEERPSASAPDRRARAIAEEDPIVRALVKTFKGEIVEVVAPEEGKSDAS